The following is a genomic window from Brevibacterium limosum.
CGAGTGGTTCGGCGATGTGGGCGATTTTTGCACCCATCCTCGTACCGATGATGATGTACTACGGTGTTCGCCCTGAGGCCGCTATGGTGTCGTTCATGATCGGAGACTCAGTGACGAATGCCGTGACACCGATGAGCGCCTATTTCGTCCTCGCGCTCGGATTCGTTCAGCGATATCGTAAGGACGCGGGGATCGGCACACTCATGGCCTTCACGGTTCCGCTGTCGCTCGCGATCCTCATTGGCTGGGGCCTCTTCTTCTGCGTGTGGTATTTGCTGGGCATTCCGCTTGGCCCCGGGGTTGTTCTTCACTGATTTTGGAATCTGTGCTGGCTGAACGCGCTTATGGGGTCAGAGCGCCCCGTGAGTATCTGCGGGCTCGGCGGTTCAAGATGGTGATTCCAAAGAAGAGCACCCCGGAGGTACCGCGGGCATCGTGGCGGTCATCGACCAGCGTTCAGCGTCGTTATCGACCGACCAACAAGAATTGCGGGGCCCGCATTAGTTGCGACCGCCTAGCCGGTCGCGATCGGTGCCATACCCCAACTTCACCGAGATCTCTTTCGCCGCAGCCTTCATCACCGGCACCAACGCCTGCATCCGATCCTTCGGCATGAAGGGACGCGTCGCCGACAGTGAAATTCCGGCGACGATGTCTCCGCTGCCGTCCCGAACCGGCGCAGCCACACACCGGATCCCCGGCTCATTCTCCTCGAGATCGAGTGAGGCTCCGTTGCGGGTGTAGCCCTGCATCCGCTTGACGAATGCATCCACCGCAGCGGAGTCCGCGCCAGAGTTCTCTGCAACGAACAAACGCTCCCACCGGTCATCCTGCCCAAGCAGCAGCGCCTTGCCGACACCGGTGCGAGTCATCGGCATCCTGTGACCGATCCGTGAACGCATCTCGGCTCCACGGGTACCCGGAATCTTATGGAGATAGAGCACCGACTCACCATCCTCGACCGAGAGATGGATCGTGTCCTGAGTCCGTTCAGCCAACGCCTCTAGGCTCTCCCTGGCTACGACCGGCAGCGGATCCTGATTGAGCGCGGTGAAACCATACTCGATCAGCGTCGGCCCGAGCCGAAACTCTCCCGGCGACCCATGCCGCAGATACCCCATCTGCACCAACAGTTGGATCATCCTGTGTGCACTTGACCGACCGATACCCGTCGAATCAACGATCGACTTCAGCGTCGTCGAGCCATGAGCCACGGCGCTGACGATCCGCAGCCCTCTGGCCAGGGTCTGAGTGCCCTGCGGAATGGCTTCGCCGATAACAGTTCCAGAATCCTCGATCATCATCCCAGTATGTCACCCATCCCACATATAGGGACACCGGTGGCGCATGGTGGAACACGTGCCCATAGTGGCTTCTATGGCTAAACTGGCACCACCCGAGGCCCCACAGATGATCGGCCTCGACTGGGGAACGAGCTCGCTGAGAGCTTTCCTCATCGGCAGCGACGGACAGGTCCTCGCAGAACGCAATGGTTCCGACGGCATCATGGCCGTCAGCTCCGACACCACAGACCTCCGAGGCGACTTTTCCCGAGTCGCTGAAAACGCGGCCGGTGATTGGCTCGCCAGCTACGGCCCCCTGCCGATGCTCGCCTGCGGAATGATCGGCTCAACACAGGGTGTCGCCGAGGCGGGCTACCTCGAATTGCCCACCGACCTCAGCGACATGGGCGGGGAACTGACGACGGTCAACCTGACGACGGGTGACCTCCACATCGTTCCCGGCCTGCAGAAAACCCCGACCGAGGCGACCGCTCCCGACGTCATCCGCGGGGAAGAGACCCAACTGCTCGGCCTCCTCGGCAAAGACTCAACACAGGGTGTCGCCGAGGCGGGCTACCTCGAATTGCCCACCGACCTCAGCGACATGGGCGGGGAACTGACGACGGTCAACCTGACGACGGGTGACCTCCACATCGTTCCCGGCCTGCAGAAAACCCCGACCGAGGCGACCGCTCCCGACGTCATCCGCGGGGAAGAGACCCAACTGCTCGGCCTCCTCGGCAAAGAAGAGGACGAACCCAGCACGGTGATCCTCCCTGGTACCCATACCAAATGGGTGAGCTGCCACCGACAACGAGTCACCGACTTCAACACCTCGATGAGCGGAGAGCTCTTCGGCCTGCTCAGCACGTCATCAATCCTCAGCCGCCTCGCTGAGCCCACCGCGGGCTTCCACTCCGAGGCCTTCGATTGGGGACTGAACGTCGGAGGCGACAACCCCGCCGCAGTGACGTCCTCAATCTTCTCGGCCCGAACCTGGGCCCTGGACGGACGCCTGCGCGCCGAAGAAATCAACGACTACCTCTCGGGAATACTTATCGGCGCCGAGGTAGCCCACCAGCTCACCGTGGTCGCCGAGTCGAGCGCCCCCGTCATCGTCTGCGGAACCACAGACCTGACGAAACGCTACACCCGCGCACTGCACCGAGCGGGTCGAGAGACGATCAACGCGAATCCGCGCGCTGCTGCCACCGGTCTCTTCCGTATTGCTGAACAATCCGGCCTCGTACCGACCAAGGAGCACACTCATGCCTGAAACTGTCCCCACCGGCCTCATCGCCATCCTCCGCGGTGTCCGCCTCGACGAAGTCCTCGACATCGCCGAAGGCATC
Proteins encoded in this region:
- a CDS encoding IclR family transcriptional regulator; translated protein: MIEDSGTVIGEAIPQGTQTLARGLRIVSAVAHGSTTLKSIVDSTGIGRSSAHRMIQLLVQMGYLRHGSPGEFRLGPTLIEYGFTALNQDPLPVVARESLEALAERTQDTIHLSVEDGESVLYLHKIPGTRGAEMRSRIGHRMPMTRTGVGKALLLGQDDRWERLFVAENSGADSAAVDAFVKRMQGYTRNGASLDLEENEPGIRCVAAPVRDGSGDIVAGISLSATRPFMPKDRMQALVPVMKAAAKEISVKLGYGTDRDRLGGRN
- a CDS encoding 2-dehydro-3-deoxygalactonokinase, with the protein product MAKLAPPEAPQMIGLDWGTSSLRAFLIGSDGQVLAERNGSDGIMAVSSDTTDLRGDFSRVAENAAGDWLASYGPLPMLACGMIGSTQGVAEAGYLELPTDLSDMGGELTTVNLTTGDLHIVPGLQKTPTEATAPDVIRGEETQLLGLLGKDSTQGVAEAGYLELPTDLSDMGGELTTVNLTTGDLHIVPGLQKTPTEATAPDVIRGEETQLLGLLGKEEDEPSTVILPGTHTKWVSCHRQRVTDFNTSMSGELFGLLSTSSILSRLAEPTAGFHSEAFDWGLNVGGDNPAAVTSSIFSARTWALDGRLRAEEINDYLSGILIGAEVAHQLTVVAESSAPVIVCGTTDLTKRYTRALHRAGRETINANPRAAATGLFRIAEQSGLVPTKEHTHA